In one window of Desulfovibrio desulfuricans DNA:
- a CDS encoding flavodoxin family protein, translating into MKVLMLNGSPHPKGCTFTALSTVAAQLEKNGVETQMLQLGTKPIQCCIGCGKCKDTGHCVFNADHVNEAIDLLREADGFVVGSPVYYAGPNGGVCSFLDRMFYGKSLHYAFKPAAAVVSCRRGGASASFDRLNKYFTIARMPVVSSQYWNAVHGNTPEQVMQDKEGLQIMRTLGDNMAWLLKCIAAGKAAGVATPTPEPWDPTNFIR; encoded by the coding sequence ATGAAGGTACTCATGCTCAACGGCAGCCCGCATCCCAAGGGCTGTACCTTTACCGCCCTGTCCACGGTTGCGGCGCAGCTGGAAAAAAACGGCGTTGAAACGCAGATGCTCCAGTTGGGCACAAAGCCCATACAGTGCTGTATTGGCTGCGGCAAGTGCAAGGATACCGGGCATTGCGTGTTCAATGCCGACCACGTTAACGAGGCCATTGACCTGCTGCGCGAGGCAGACGGCTTTGTTGTGGGTTCTCCTGTTTACTACGCCGGCCCCAACGGCGGCGTGTGCTCCTTTCTTGACCGCATGTTCTATGGCAAGTCCCTCCACTATGCCTTCAAGCCCGCCGCCGCCGTGGTGAGCTGCCGCCGTGGCGGGGCCAGCGCTTCCTTTGATCGGCTGAACAAATACTTTACCATTGCGCGCATGCCCGTGGTTTCTTCCCAGTACTGGAACGCCGTGCACGGCAATACGCCGGAGCAGGTAATGCAGGACAAGGAAGGCTTGCAGATCATGCGCACCCTTGGGGACAACATGGCATGGCTGCTCAAGTGCATCGCCGCTGGCAAGGCCGCGGGCGTGGCAACTCCAACCCCGGAGCCGTGGGATCCCACCAACTTTATTCGCTAG
- a CDS encoding WcbI family polysaccharide biosynthesis putative acetyltransferase, whose amino-acid sequence MGMDAGAPQEYGPLTPKTDGTSMTKALCLLHANCQGDALRPLLENTPAFASRFYIRQYVNYTRQSIADSDIERCELFLYQRLAPKWGDLSTEQMLPRLPQHCLSIEIPNLFFKGYWPFWSRDERINFADSLLETLLQKVTPQEALTLYLRGAASLLGDADALNAQAEESLAREEAKEADAPIRCAPLLRERWRDEQMFITVNHPGRELLFHMADSLLRLLGLGALPPSTRGSYVHPLEDFWLPIHPAVGSALHLPFASADKRWPIFHSLLTHREYTLCYMACRANNVPDFLTFLKNLSPDALRLAAKDMTD is encoded by the coding sequence ATGGGGATGGACGCTGGCGCACCCCAAGAATACGGCCCCCTCACACCCAAGACAGACGGAACCAGCATGACCAAGGCTCTGTGTCTTCTGCACGCCAACTGCCAGGGCGATGCCCTGCGGCCCCTGCTGGAAAACACCCCGGCCTTTGCCAGCCGGTTTTATATCCGCCAGTATGTGAACTATACGCGGCAAAGTATTGCAGACAGCGATATTGAACGCTGCGAGCTTTTTCTCTACCAGCGCCTTGCGCCCAAGTGGGGCGACCTTTCCACAGAACAGATGCTGCCGCGCCTGCCGCAGCACTGCCTGTCCATTGAGATTCCCAACCTGTTTTTCAAGGGTTACTGGCCTTTCTGGTCCCGCGATGAACGCATCAACTTTGCCGACAGCCTGCTGGAGACGCTGCTGCAAAAGGTCACGCCGCAAGAGGCGCTGACCCTCTATCTGCGCGGCGCAGCCTCGCTGCTGGGCGATGCGGACGCGCTCAACGCGCAGGCTGAAGAATCGCTTGCGCGTGAGGAAGCCAAGGAGGCCGATGCCCCCATACGTTGCGCGCCGCTGCTGCGCGAGCGCTGGCGTGATGAACAGATGTTCATCACGGTCAACCACCCTGGCCGCGAACTGCTGTTCCACATGGCGGACAGCCTGCTGCGCCTGTTGGGCCTTGGCGCTCTGCCCCCCTCCACCCGCGGGTCATATGTCCACCCACTTGAAGATTTCTGGCTGCCCATCCATCCGGCGGTGGGGAGCGCGCTGCACCTGCCCTTTGCCAGCGCGGACAAACGCTGGCCCATCTTCCACTCCCTGCTCACGCACAGGGAATATACCCTGTGCTACATGGCCTGCCGCGCAAACAATGTGCCGGACTTTCTGACCTTTCTAAAAAACCTCTCCCCTGACGCCCTGCGGCTGGCCGCAAAAGATATGACAGACTGA
- the queD gene encoding 6-carboxytetrahydropterin synthase QueD — MTKGAFWRLTVRDDFSAGHALRHYEGKCERMHGHNFAVELTVQGQRLTPDTEMLLDFKTLKSGLKTVLDALDHRLLNETPPFDVMNPSSENLARHIWRGMAELLATHDDPQARQVRLYSVTVSEKAAQSATYMEVDD; from the coding sequence ATGACAAAGGGCGCTTTCTGGCGGCTGACCGTGCGGGACGATTTTTCTGCTGGTCATGCCCTGCGGCATTACGAGGGCAAGTGCGAGCGCATGCACGGCCACAATTTTGCGGTGGAACTGACCGTGCAGGGGCAGCGCCTGACCCCGGACACTGAAATGCTGCTTGATTTCAAAACGCTCAAAAGCGGTCTTAAAACCGTGCTTGACGCGCTAGACCACCGCCTGCTCAACGAAACGCCGCCCTTTGACGTCATGAATCCTTCGTCAGAAAACCTTGCCCGGCATATCTGGCGGGGCATGGCAGAGCTGCTGGCAACACATGACGATCCCCAGGCCCGGCAAGTGCGGCTTTACAGCGTCACAGTGTCTGAAAAAGCCGCGCAAAGCGCCACCTACATGGAAGTGGACGACTGA
- a CDS encoding DUF1848 domain-containing protein, with protein sequence MKWRTVQITTASGPASAVAPEIIAASRATDIPAFYAPWFINRLRAGYACWINPFNGRPQFVSFANTRVVVFWSKNPRPLLPLLPEVEARGLAWYLEFTLNDYEAEGWEPNLPPLAQRIDTFRRFADAAGPERVVWRFDPLMLAGQLAQNPDGCHALLEKMARIGKALKGCTRKLVFSFADIADYRKVRENLRRAGLDWRDFTQSEMQTVAAGVAALAAEMGVEPCTCGEKGDLSAWGISHNRCTDPELILRLTNRHPDMLRLFGITPQRQLGLPLEMPSGANLASTAHEYPRDTGQRAVCLCVPCKDVGQYDTCPHGCVYCYANTSPAVAARNFRRHDPEGESIFAEPERTA encoded by the coding sequence ATGAAGTGGCGTACAGTGCAGATAACCACCGCATCGGGGCCGGCAAGCGCAGTTGCTCCAGAGATTATTGCGGCCAGCCGGGCAACGGATATTCCGGCCTTTTACGCTCCCTGGTTTATCAACAGACTGCGCGCGGGATATGCCTGCTGGATCAATCCCTTCAACGGGCGGCCCCAGTTTGTGTCTTTTGCCAACACGCGGGTTGTCGTGTTCTGGAGCAAAAATCCGCGGCCTTTGCTGCCCTTGCTGCCGGAGGTGGAGGCGCGGGGCCTCGCCTGGTATCTGGAATTTACGCTCAATGATTATGAGGCTGAAGGCTGGGAACCCAATTTACCGCCGCTTGCCCAACGCATCGACACCTTTCGCCGTTTTGCGGATGCGGCGGGGCCGGAAAGGGTCGTGTGGCGCTTTGATCCCCTGATGCTGGCCGGGCAATTGGCGCAAAATCCTGACGGTTGCCATGCGCTGCTGGAAAAAATGGCCCGCATCGGCAAAGCCCTGAAAGGCTGTACCCGCAAGCTGGTGTTCAGCTTTGCCGATATTGCCGACTACCGCAAGGTGCGGGAAAATCTGCGCAGGGCGGGCCTTGACTGGCGTGATTTTACACAGTCGGAGATGCAGACCGTGGCAGCGGGGGTGGCCGCTCTTGCTGCGGAAATGGGCGTGGAACCCTGCACCTGCGGCGAAAAGGGCGACCTCTCGGCTTGGGGCATCAGCCATAACCGCTGCACCGACCCGGAACTTATCCTCAGGCTCACCAACAGACACCCGGACATGCTGCGTCTCTTCGGCATTACGCCGCAACGGCAACTGGGCCTGCCCCTGGAAATGCCCTCAGGCGCGAACCTTGCCAGCACAGCACATGAGTACCCGCGCGACACAGGCCAGCGGGCGGTGTGTCTGTGCGTACCCTGCAAGGATGTGGGCCAGTACGACACCTGCCCCCACGGCTGCGTATACTGCTACGCCAATACCTCTCCCGCCGTGGCTGCCAGAAATTTCCGGCGGCATGATCCAGAGGGGGAGAGCATTTTTGCAGAGCCGGAGAGGACAGCTTGA
- a CDS encoding radical SAM protein: MLFCSRFVRELVFEERALQPCCNTHNIVVPSFSFAGGAVDMEAYTRHIASVAQEVQKQNPQVCAGCPDLVPLSHSVCVPKLRFAVLSLNHHRHICNCRCVYCDLWKPGQHPRPIAILPAIQSLYEQDALEKNCAVSWGGGESTLLPDFEATGRWLREHDYFQYVHTNALRHSAWIDEMLSTGGGKINISLDSGNAAAYARVKGGDWWNDVMASMEKYFVAAITPEQIDIKYIIFEENNKIADVEQFFQICRRFGVVNVQLSFNFLEVNAGAVSEHSITAAAYFMHRAQELALACELFFVDAPLRERIDRARGKFFQ, translated from the coding sequence GTGTTATTCTGCTCCAGGTTTGTTCGGGAACTTGTGTTTGAAGAAAGGGCCTTGCAACCCTGCTGCAATACGCACAATATCGTTGTACCGAGTTTTTCTTTTGCAGGCGGCGCGGTGGATATGGAGGCATATACCCGCCATATCGCCAGCGTTGCGCAGGAAGTGCAGAAGCAGAATCCCCAGGTATGCGCGGGCTGCCCCGATCTTGTTCCCCTTTCGCATTCTGTCTGTGTGCCCAAGCTGCGATTTGCCGTTCTTTCCCTGAATCACCACAGACACATCTGCAACTGCCGCTGCGTCTACTGCGACCTGTGGAAGCCTGGACAGCACCCGCGCCCCATTGCCATTCTCCCCGCCATACAGAGCCTGTATGAGCAGGACGCACTGGAAAAAAACTGCGCCGTAAGCTGGGGCGGGGGAGAATCCACCCTGTTACCTGATTTTGAAGCCACAGGCCGCTGGCTGCGCGAGCATGACTACTTTCAGTACGTGCATACCAATGCGCTGCGTCATTCTGCCTGGATTGACGAAATGCTTTCCACCGGCGGAGGCAAAATCAACATCAGTCTTGATTCCGGCAATGCCGCAGCCTATGCCCGAGTTAAGGGCGGCGACTGGTGGAATGACGTGATGGCTTCGATGGAAAAGTATTTTGTTGCAGCAATCACGCCAGAACAAATTGATATCAAATACATAATTTTTGAAGAAAATAACAAGATCGCCGACGTTGAGCAGTTTTTCCAGATCTGCCGCCGCTTCGGCGTAGTGAATGTACAGTTGTCCTTCAATTTTCTGGAAGTAAATGCTGGCGCGGTCAGCGAGCATTCCATTACCGCAGCCGCGTATTTTATGCACCGGGCGCAGGAACTGGCTCTTGCCTGCGAGCTGTTTTTTGTGGATGCACCGTTGCGTGAACGCATTGACCGCGCACGCGGCAAATTTTTTCAGTAG
- a CDS encoding metallophosphoesterase: MFRFFLVTGIGLAVINGWISWWLWRALSGTGWLRIVLCILVLALGAAFPLLYKGHGDTLAHVWVLRAGAFWMGVAFYAFALVLIADIWGLGARLFGAMPPATPRWGAVLLVMGLPLLLGVGSWFNAAFPVLRHYDITVRTQGPVPSTYVDKLLKLGVITDIHLGRLLTAGRLGRAIELLAPEQPDAILYVGDIIDDHIKLDAEATAAALAVAQPRLGHWAVPGNHEYISGSIDKSLDFLRAVGMQVLRDQWAVVDNSFVLAGRDDLSKPGFTGIQRGSMEEILADLPEQYRGLPLVVMDHQPAALDEARNAGAALVLSGHTHNGQLWPFNFVTELRYENPLGLLTKGNFHSIVSAGTGTWGPPLRTTGRAEVLLVTVHFASADNAAP, from the coding sequence ATGTTCCGATTTTTTCTGGTAACAGGCATAGGCCTGGCCGTTATCAACGGCTGGATATCCTGGTGGCTGTGGCGCGCGCTTTCCGGCACGGGCTGGCTGCGCATTGTGCTCTGCATCCTTGTGCTCGCTTTGGGTGCGGCTTTTCCCCTGCTCTACAAGGGGCATGGCGATACCCTTGCCCATGTGTGGGTGCTTCGGGCCGGGGCATTCTGGATGGGCGTGGCCTTCTACGCCTTTGCGCTTGTGTTGATTGCCGACATCTGGGGCCTTGGCGCACGTTTATTTGGCGCAATGCCGCCCGCCACCCCACGCTGGGGCGCTGTACTGCTGGTCATGGGCCTGCCCCTGCTGCTGGGGGTAGGCAGCTGGTTCAACGCGGCCTTTCCCGTGCTGCGGCACTACGACATCACTGTGCGCACGCAAGGCCCCGTACCCAGCACCTACGTTGACAAGCTGCTGAAACTGGGCGTTATTACCGACATACATCTGGGCCGCCTCCTCACAGCAGGGCGGCTGGGCAGAGCCATCGAACTGCTGGCCCCGGAGCAGCCGGACGCAATCCTCTATGTGGGCGACATCATTGACGACCATATAAAACTGGATGCGGAAGCCACCGCCGCAGCCCTTGCCGTGGCCCAGCCGCGCCTTGGGCATTGGGCTGTGCCGGGCAACCACGAGTATATCTCTGGTTCCATCGATAAAAGTCTGGATTTTCTGCGCGCTGTGGGCATGCAGGTGTTGCGCGACCAGTGGGCCGTGGTGGACAACAGCTTTGTGCTTGCTGGCAGGGACGATTTGAGCAAGCCCGGTTTTACGGGCATCCAGCGGGGCAGCATGGAGGAAATTTTGGCCGATCTGCCAGAACAGTACCGTGGGCTGCCCCTTGTGGTCATGGATCACCAGCCTGCCGCCCTTGACGAAGCGCGCAATGCAGGCGCAGCGCTCGTGCTGTCAGGCCACACGCACAACGGGCAGCTCTGGCCCTTTAACTTTGTGACGGAACTGAGATACGAAAACCCGCTGGGCCTGCTGACAAAAGGCAACTTCCACTCTATCGTCAGCGCTGGCACAGGCACTTGGGGGCCGCCCCTGCGTACTACGGGCCGCGCCGAGGTTTTGCTGGTTACGGTGCATTTTGCTTCTGCGGACAATGCCGCTCCATAG
- the dnaE gene encoding DNA polymerase III subunit alpha: MSDFVHLHCHTEYSLLDGAIRIKDLCARAKDFGMPACAITDHGNLFGAAYFYQGCKDYGVKPIFGCEVYVCHDHKDKSTDSPLARRRNHLILLVQNTTGYHNLVKLVTQGYLEGFYYKPRVDKPLLRKYSEGLVCLSACIAGEIPRAILADDMDKALSLTREYADIYPDRFYLELQSNGLPEQTKANNALLELAETTGVPLVATNDCHYLTADDAEAHEVLLCIQTQTTMDDPKRMRFGTHELYYKSIEEMEKPFAHVPEALANTMRIAEQCNVELDFGHHYFPVYKLPEGASLDSEFRRLAEEGLEKRLEKHPDRDTIDVQLYRDRLQYELRVILEMGFPGYFLIVQEFINWAKNHNVPVGPGRGSAAGSLVAWALRITNLDPIPYNLLFERFLNNERVSLPDIDVDFCERRRVEVIKHMVETYGEGSVAQITTFGTMKAKGVVRDVGRALGMSFAETDRIAKLVPADLKMTIKKALEAEPELENIYHSDPKVKHLLDTARRLEGLARHASTHAAGLVVSDKPMEEYLPLYQGKRGELVTQFDGPMTEKAGLVKFDFLGLKTMTLIQDTLDNITLQGHEPPDLDNLPLTDTETYELYARGDTDGVFQVESSGMRQYLRMLKPSCFEDVIAMLALYRPGPLGSGMVDEFIKRKHGQVPVVYPHQSLTDCLRDTYGVIVYQEQVMQIAQIIASYTLGGADLLRRAMGKKKAEAMAKERVNFVTGAEKNNIDKDKANEIFDLMEKFAEYGFNKSHSAAYALISYYTAYLKVHYKVEFMAALLTSEMGNQDKLLKYVSCCKDMDINVVQASVNQSQREFTAHDGQVVFGLGGIKNVGDEAIREIVEARAEGGDFASLFDMCCRVNLRKVTKRVLESLVKGGACDCFGVPRAAMLAAIEIVVARAQKKAKDKTSNQVSLLSMAPVVESAPQPGIGLDCPEASLPEMADDDKLRAEKEALGFFLTSHPLQPFIREIRRLGLTTLEDARELFPGAEIRCAALVVSVKEVLTKSKGERMAFVGIEDLTGHAEVTFFPRTYAECRDLLRSEQPICLVARLDSQTDNGDNADMDEEADEGPREIKLLGQTVRSLAEACGQSDTPICVQIPQHRLGREDMLALRNLLEKFPGPVEAHAQVFLDGHVCILHLDNSLKVRPGPDLDKALAAWAS, encoded by the coding sequence ATGTCAGATTTTGTCCATCTTCATTGCCATACCGAATACAGCCTGCTTGACGGCGCCATCCGCATCAAGGATCTGTGCGCCCGCGCCAAGGATTTCGGCATGCCCGCCTGCGCCATCACCGACCACGGCAATCTCTTTGGCGCGGCCTATTTTTATCAGGGTTGCAAGGATTACGGCGTCAAACCCATCTTTGGGTGCGAGGTTTACGTCTGCCACGACCACAAGGATAAAAGCACGGACTCGCCCCTGGCGCGCCGCCGCAACCACCTGATTTTGCTGGTCCAGAACACCACAGGCTACCACAATCTGGTCAAGCTGGTCACACAGGGCTACCTTGAGGGTTTTTATTACAAACCCCGCGTGGATAAACCCCTGCTGCGCAAGTATTCCGAGGGTCTCGTCTGCCTTTCGGCCTGCATTGCGGGCGAAATCCCCCGCGCCATTCTTGCGGACGACATGGACAAGGCCCTGAGCCTCACGCGGGAATACGCCGATATCTACCCCGACCGTTTTTATCTTGAGTTGCAGTCCAACGGCCTGCCGGAGCAGACCAAGGCCAACAACGCCCTGCTGGAACTGGCGGAAACCACGGGCGTGCCGCTGGTTGCCACCAACGACTGCCACTATCTCACCGCTGACGATGCCGAAGCCCACGAAGTGCTGCTCTGCATTCAGACGCAGACCACCATGGACGACCCCAAGCGCATGCGCTTTGGCACCCATGAGCTGTACTACAAGTCCATCGAAGAGATGGAAAAACCCTTTGCCCATGTGCCCGAAGCACTGGCCAACACCATGCGCATTGCCGAGCAGTGCAATGTGGAGCTGGACTTCGGCCACCACTACTTCCCTGTGTACAAGCTGCCGGAAGGGGCCAGCCTTGATTCCGAATTTCGGCGGCTGGCAGAAGAAGGGCTGGAAAAACGGCTGGAAAAACACCCCGACAGAGACACTATTGATGTTCAGCTCTACCGGGACCGCTTGCAGTACGAACTGCGCGTTATCCTTGAAATGGGTTTTCCCGGTTACTTCCTCATCGTGCAGGAATTCATCAACTGGGCAAAAAACCACAATGTTCCCGTGGGGCCGGGGCGCGGTTCCGCCGCCGGCTCGCTGGTGGCGTGGGCTCTGCGCATCACCAACCTTGATCCCATCCCCTACAATCTGCTGTTTGAACGCTTTCTGAACAACGAACGCGTCTCCCTGCCCGATATCGACGTGGACTTTTGCGAACGCCGCCGCGTCGAGGTCATCAAGCACATGGTGGAAACCTACGGCGAAGGCTCGGTGGCGCAGATCACCACCTTCGGCACCATGAAGGCCAAGGGCGTTGTGCGCGACGTGGGCCGCGCCCTGGGCATGAGCTTTGCGGAAACTGACCGCATCGCCAAGCTGGTGCCCGCCGACCTCAAGATGACCATCAAAAAGGCCCTTGAGGCAGAGCCGGAGCTGGAAAACATTTACCACTCCGACCCCAAGGTCAAACACCTGCTGGACACGGCCCGCCGCCTTGAAGGTCTGGCCCGCCACGCCTCCACCCACGCCGCCGGGCTTGTGGTTTCAGACAAGCCCATGGAGGAATACCTCCCCCTTTATCAGGGCAAACGCGGCGAACTTGTGACCCAGTTTGACGGCCCCATGACGGAAAAAGCCGGGCTGGTGAAGTTCGACTTTCTTGGCCTGAAAACCATGACCCTGATTCAGGACACCCTGGACAACATCACCCTTCAGGGCCATGAACCGCCAGATCTCGACAACCTGCCGCTTACGGATACGGAAACCTACGAACTTTACGCCCGTGGCGACACGGACGGCGTGTTCCAGGTGGAAAGTTCGGGCATGCGGCAGTATCTGCGCATGCTCAAGCCCTCGTGCTTTGAAGACGTCATCGCCATGCTGGCCCTGTACCGCCCCGGCCCGCTCGGTTCGGGCATGGTGGACGAATTCATCAAGCGCAAGCACGGGCAGGTGCCCGTTGTGTATCCGCACCAGTCGCTCACCGACTGCCTGCGCGATACCTACGGCGTCATCGTCTATCAGGAACAGGTCATGCAGATCGCCCAGATCATCGCCAGCTATACGCTTGGCGGGGCCGACCTGCTGCGCCGCGCCATGGGCAAAAAGAAAGCCGAAGCCATGGCCAAGGAACGCGTCAACTTTGTTACCGGCGCGGAAAAGAACAACATTGACAAGGACAAGGCCAACGAAATTTTCGACTTGATGGAAAAATTCGCCGAATACGGCTTCAACAAGTCGCACTCCGCCGCCTATGCCCTCATTTCGTACTACACGGCCTACCTCAAGGTTCACTACAAGGTCGAGTTCATGGCCGCCCTGCTCACCTCGGAAATGGGCAATCAGGACAAGCTGCTCAAGTATGTCTCGTGCTGCAAGGACATGGACATCAATGTAGTGCAGGCCTCTGTAAACCAGAGCCAGCGCGAATTTACGGCCCACGACGGGCAGGTGGTCTTTGGCCTTGGCGGCATCAAGAACGTGGGCGATGAAGCCATACGCGAAATTGTGGAAGCCCGGGCCGAAGGCGGCGACTTTGCCTCGCTGTTTGACATGTGCTGCCGGGTAAACCTGCGCAAGGTCACCAAGCGCGTGCTTGAATCGCTGGTCAAGGGCGGCGCGTGTGACTGCTTTGGCGTACCCCGCGCCGCCATGCTGGCTGCCATTGAGATTGTGGTTGCCCGCGCGCAAAAAAAGGCCAAGGACAAAACATCCAATCAGGTTTCGCTGCTCTCCATGGCTCCGGTTGTGGAAAGCGCGCCCCAGCCCGGCATAGGGCTTGACTGCCCCGAAGCCTCGTTGCCCGAAATGGCGGACGACGACAAACTGCGGGCAGAAAAGGAAGCCCTGGGCTTCTTTTTGACCAGCCACCCGCTCCAGCCATTCATACGCGAAATCCGCCGCCTGGGGCTCACCACGCTGGAAGACGCGCGCGAACTGTTCCCCGGTGCGGAAATCCGCTGTGCGGCGCTGGTGGTCAGCGTCAAGGAAGTGCTGACAAAGTCCAAGGGCGAGCGCATGGCCTTTGTGGGTATTGAAGACCTCACAGGGCACGCCGAAGTGACGTTTTTTCCACGCACGTACGCCGAATGCCGCGATCTTTTACGCTCAGAGCAGCCCATCTGCCTGGTGGCGCGCCTCGACAGCCAGACCGACAACGGCGACAACGCAGACATGGATGAAGAAGCTGACGAAGGCCCGCGCGAAATCAAGCTGCTGGGCCAGACCGTCCGCTCGCTGGCCGAAGCCTGCGGCCAGAGCGACACCCCCATATGCGTGCAGATACCGCAGCACCGCCTTGGGCGCGAAGACATGCTGGCCCTGCGCAACCTTCTGGAAAAATTCCCCGGCCCGGTGGAAGCGCATGCCCAGGTTTTTCTTGATGGGCACGTGTGCATTCTGCACCTCGACAACTCTCTGAAAGTACGCCCCGGGCCGGATCTGGATAAAGCTCTTGCCGCCTGGGCTTCATAA
- a CDS encoding HD domain-containing protein produces the protein MNCTVTASADISLHLAWFTAYAAAKTALEQGDASPMDLKLRHSLEVLENARHTVEGEGFDPQTARACLLAALYHDVGRFEQYLRYHTFRDRESCNHGQMGVRVLKAERRLVSETPQMRKLVMAAVGMHNRFALPKGTPENIALVTNVVRDADKLDILRVMDEHLSGPAPYNPTVVLQQPDDPTIASEAVLNAVREKRVAAYADLRCVNDFRLLLGTWFFDLHFVSSRRKFLEDGHAQNLLRRMPDTVPQAEARDCLLHILEDAQ, from the coding sequence ATGAACTGCACTGTCACAGCATCCGCCGACATATCCTTGCATCTGGCGTGGTTTACTGCATATGCCGCCGCCAAAACAGCCCTGGAACAGGGCGATGCCTCGCCCATGGATCTCAAACTCCGGCACTCCCTTGAAGTGCTGGAAAATGCCCGGCACACCGTTGAAGGCGAGGGCTTTGACCCACAGACTGCGCGGGCCTGCCTGCTGGCAGCACTGTACCATGACGTGGGCCGGTTTGAGCAGTACCTGCGCTATCACACGTTCAGGGACAGGGAATCGTGCAATCACGGGCAGATGGGCGTGCGGGTTCTCAAGGCCGAACGCCGCCTCGTCAGCGAGACACCGCAAATGCGCAAGCTGGTCATGGCGGCGGTGGGCATGCACAACCGTTTTGCCCTGCCCAAGGGGACGCCGGAGAACATCGCTCTGGTCACCAATGTGGTGCGTGATGCGGACAAGCTGGACATTCTGCGGGTCATGGACGAGCACTTGAGCGGCCCAGCCCCGTATAATCCCACAGTGGTGCTGCAACAGCCGGACGACCCCACCATCGCCAGCGAGGCGGTTCTCAATGCCGTGCGGGAAAAACGCGTGGCAGCCTATGCCGACCTGCGCTGCGTCAACGATTTTCGCCTGCTGCTGGGAACATGGTTTTTTGATCTGCACTTTGTCTCAAGCCGCCGCAAATTTCTTGAGGACGGGCATGCGCAAAATCTGCTGCGCCGCATGCCGGACACGGTTCCGCAGGCCGAAGCCCGCGACTGCCTGCTGCATATTCTGGAGGACGCGCAGTGA
- a CDS encoding DUF3179 domain-containing protein, with the protein MTSPSPGPARLSANLPALRTLCLIMAGLTLLTLAALWNANDAQARPRSLQELAAINGKLIETGVKYGSIPSLYRPRYDRIQDANLSLSDDEVVFIAMLQGGARVYPQRIMVWHQVVNEIVDDKAYAITYCPTTGTFMAYDSSMGGLNLIFDTEGRLYDGNSVLIDRNSGSLWLQETGMAFDGPLLGRGLPMVPVYWTTWGAAKRTFPHALVLAKPNGNKPYGRDPYGNYLRKGTYYDNDRLIYPVERMDKRFARKTPMLCIEYEGYLLAIDIGYVRKKGAVNFFVGPNALLAVYDRGLEVVRLFNRQIWAEPFLFISQNGKLMDLTTRSQWDPATGVALDGNMKGASMPQFYGAYSMWFAWYSMNPETLVIPGPGEVPEKLLSPAPPGE; encoded by the coding sequence GTGACAAGCCCAAGCCCTGGCCCTGCGCGGCTTTCAGCCAACCTGCCCGCATTGCGCACGCTTTGCCTGATCATGGCGGGCCTCACGCTGCTCACGCTCGCAGCGCTCTGGAATGCCAATGATGCCCAGGCCAGACCACGCAGCTTGCAGGAGCTTGCCGCCATCAACGGCAAGCTGATTGAAACAGGCGTCAAATACGGCTCCATCCCTTCCCTGTACCGCCCGCGCTACGACCGCATTCAGGATGCAAACCTGAGCCTCAGCGATGACGAGGTGGTGTTTATCGCCATGTTGCAAGGGGGCGCGCGCGTTTACCCGCAACGCATCATGGTATGGCATCAGGTTGTCAACGAAATCGTGGACGACAAGGCCTACGCCATCACCTACTGCCCCACCACCGGCACCTTCATGGCCTATGATTCTTCCATGGGGGGCCTGAACCTTATTTTTGACACGGAAGGCCGCCTCTACGACGGCAACAGCGTTCTGATTGACCGCAATTCCGGCAGTCTCTGGCTACAGGAAACAGGCATGGCCTTTGACGGCCCCCTGCTGGGCCGAGGGCTCCCCATGGTGCCCGTATACTGGACAACCTGGGGCGCGGCAAAGCGCACCTTTCCGCATGCCTTGGTGCTTGCCAAGCCTAACGGCAACAAGCCCTACGGGCGCGATCCCTACGGCAACTACCTGCGCAAGGGAACCTACTACGATAACGACAGGCTCATTTATCCAGTGGAGCGCATGGACAAACGTTTTGCCCGCAAAACGCCCATGCTGTGCATTGAATATGAGGGGTATCTTTTGGCTATCGACATAGGCTATGTGCGCAAAAAGGGGGCCGTGAATTTTTTTGTGGGGCCCAATGCCCTTCTGGCAGTCTATGACCGGGGCCTTGAGGTGGTGCGTCTTTTTAACCGCCAGATATGGGCCGAGCCATTCCTGTTCATATCCCAGAACGGCAAGCTCATGGATCTGACCACGCGCAGCCAGTGGGATCCTGCCACGGGCGTGGCGCTTGACGGCAACATGAAGGGCGCGTCCATGCCGCAGTTTTACGGCGCGTATTCCATGTGGTTTGCCTGGTACAGCATGAATCCGGAAACACTGGTCATTCCCGGTCCCGGCGAGGTGCCTGAAAAGCTGCTTTCGCCAGCTCCTCCGGGTGAATAA